Proteins from a single region of Microbacterium sp. zg-Y818:
- a CDS encoding sugar phosphate isomerase/epimerase family protein, with amino-acid sequence MTAPDPRLSINQATIKHADLATALRVTAEAGVQAIGLWREPVNEVGLATAAQMLADSGLRFTTHCRGGFFTMPEGPARRASIDDNRVAIDETAALAAAGAEGSTAVLVLVAGGLPDGSRDIAGARERVRDAIGELVPHAAAAGVTLAIEPLHPMFASDRCVVSTLGQALDIARDFDPAVVGATVDTFHIFWDPDVEASIARAGAEGRIATYQVCDWKTPLPADVLLGRHYPGDGVIDFAALTRAVLETGYDRDIEVEIFNADVWATDPLVAVQRTAAAFGDVVSPHLRAAIEFRS; translated from the coding sequence ATGACCGCGCCCGACCCCCGCCTGTCGATCAACCAGGCGACGATCAAGCACGCCGATCTCGCGACCGCCCTGCGGGTCACGGCCGAAGCCGGGGTGCAGGCCATCGGGCTGTGGCGGGAGCCGGTGAACGAGGTGGGTCTCGCGACCGCCGCGCAGATGCTCGCCGATTCGGGGCTGCGCTTCACCACGCACTGCCGCGGCGGCTTCTTCACCATGCCCGAGGGTCCCGCGCGCCGCGCGTCGATCGATGACAACCGGGTCGCGATCGACGAGACCGCCGCCCTCGCCGCCGCCGGCGCCGAGGGCTCCACCGCGGTCCTCGTGCTCGTGGCCGGGGGCCTGCCGGACGGCTCGCGCGACATCGCCGGTGCGCGGGAGCGCGTGCGGGACGCGATAGGAGAGCTGGTGCCGCACGCGGCCGCCGCAGGGGTCACCCTCGCGATCGAGCCCCTGCACCCGATGTTCGCCAGCGACCGGTGCGTCGTGTCCACGCTCGGGCAGGCGCTCGACATCGCGCGGGACTTCGACCCCGCCGTCGTCGGGGCGACCGTCGACACGTTCCACATCTTCTGGGACCCCGACGTCGAGGCATCCATCGCCCGTGCCGGGGCCGAGGGACGCATCGCGACCTACCAGGTGTGCGACTGGAAGACGCCGCTGCCGGCGGACGTGCTGCTCGGCCGCCACTATCCCGGCGACGGGGTGATCGACTTCGCCGCGCTCACGCGCGCGGTGCTCGAGACCGGGTACGACCGGGACATCGAGGTGGAGATCTTCAACGCCGACGTCTGGGCGACCGATCCGCTCGTCGCGGTGCAGCGCACCGCTGCCGCATTCGGCGACGTGGTCTCGCCGCATCTGCGCGCCGCCATAGAATTTCGATCGTGA
- a CDS encoding Gfo/Idh/MocA family oxidoreductase gives MNGVSGRMGYRQHLVRSILAIREQGGIELPDGSKITVKPLLVGRSEPKLAELAARHGIEDYTTDLDAALADSRWEIYADFLVTKARASALRKAIAAGKTIYTEKPTAESVEEALELAKLAAEAGVKTGVVHDKLYLPGLQKLKRLIDSGFFGRILSVRGEFGYWVFEGDWQPAQRPSWNYRAEDGGGIIVDMFPHWNYVLENLFGEIKSVYAQAAVHIADRWDENGEHYTATAEDAAYGVFELEGGVVAQINSSWTTRVNRDELVQFHVDGTHGSAVVGLFGAKIQHRNATPKPVWNPDLADDHDYDADWADVPTNDVFQNGFRQQWEEFLVSYATGTDYAFDLLAGARGVQLAEAGLRSSSEGRKVELPSLTLE, from the coding sequence ATGAACGGCGTCTCGGGCCGCATGGGATACCGCCAGCACCTCGTGCGCTCGATCCTCGCGATCCGCGAGCAGGGCGGCATCGAGCTTCCCGACGGCTCGAAGATCACGGTCAAGCCGCTGCTGGTCGGACGCAGCGAGCCCAAGCTCGCCGAACTCGCCGCCCGCCATGGCATCGAGGACTACACGACCGACCTGGATGCCGCGCTGGCCGATTCCCGCTGGGAGATCTACGCCGACTTCCTCGTCACCAAGGCGCGCGCGTCGGCCCTGCGCAAAGCCATCGCCGCCGGCAAGACGATCTACACCGAGAAGCCCACCGCCGAGTCGGTGGAGGAGGCCCTGGAGCTGGCGAAGCTCGCCGCCGAGGCCGGCGTCAAGACCGGCGTGGTGCACGACAAGCTCTACCTGCCCGGCCTGCAGAAGCTCAAGCGCCTCATCGACTCCGGGTTCTTCGGCCGCATTCTCTCGGTGCGGGGCGAGTTCGGCTACTGGGTGTTCGAGGGCGACTGGCAGCCCGCGCAGCGCCCCAGCTGGAACTACCGCGCCGAGGACGGCGGCGGCATCATCGTCGACATGTTCCCGCACTGGAACTACGTGCTGGAGAACCTCTTCGGCGAGATCAAGAGCGTCTACGCCCAGGCGGCCGTGCACATCGCCGACCGCTGGGACGAGAACGGCGAGCACTACACCGCCACGGCGGAGGATGCCGCGTACGGCGTCTTCGAGCTCGAGGGCGGCGTCGTCGCCCAGATCAACTCCAGCTGGACCACCCGAGTCAACCGCGACGAGCTGGTGCAGTTCCACGTCGACGGCACGCACGGCTCGGCCGTGGTCGGTCTCTTCGGTGCGAAGATCCAGCACCGCAACGCCACGCCCAAGCCGGTGTGGAACCCCGACCTCGCCGACGATCACGACTACGACGCCGACTGGGCGGATGTTCCGACCAACGACGTCTTCCAGAACGGGTTCAGGCAGCAGTGGGAGGAGTTCCTCGTCTCCTACGCGACCGGCACCGACTACGCCTTCGACCTGCTCGCGGGCGCCCGCGGCGTGCAGCTGGCCGAGGCGGGACTGCGTTCCAGCAGCGAAGGCCGCAAGGTCGAGCTGCCCTCCCTCACCCTGGAGTGA
- a CDS encoding dihydrodipicolinate synthase family protein produces MNLTLLGADGAVHSADLLSAPGYAKPTGPLQSRVAYAAAHVIPVTWGDNTPGRPAEIDWDATLDFRRSVYSWGLGVADAMDTAQRNMGLDAAATRELIARSAEVAREEGGSVVVGVNTDHIDAESLSIDEIIAAYLEQLHFTEEQGAGPVLMASRHLARAAESADDYRRVYGAVLRAASAPVVLHWLGTAFDPQLAGYFGSTDWRAASDVLLQIIGENVDKVAGVKMSLLDAASEVSVRERLPEGVRMFTGDDFNYVGLIGGADVPEAPQPQRDPASPRQHSDALLGAFAALTPVASAAIQALDAGDPARYLEILAPTEELSRQVFAAPTFYYKTGVAFLSWLNGHQSAFQMVGGLHSARSLPHLSRIVELANAAHALEQPELAQERWHGMLRMNGVSA; encoded by the coding sequence ATGAACCTCACCCTCCTCGGCGCCGACGGCGCCGTGCACTCGGCGGACCTGCTCTCGGCCCCCGGCTACGCCAAGCCCACCGGCCCGCTGCAGAGCCGGGTCGCGTACGCCGCCGCGCATGTGATCCCGGTGACCTGGGGGGACAACACCCCGGGGCGTCCTGCCGAGATCGACTGGGATGCCACCCTCGACTTCCGCCGCAGCGTGTACTCGTGGGGGCTGGGCGTCGCCGACGCCATGGATACCGCGCAGCGCAACATGGGGCTGGATGCCGCAGCCACCCGTGAGCTCATCGCCCGCTCTGCCGAGGTCGCCCGCGAAGAGGGCGGGTCGGTCGTCGTCGGCGTCAACACCGACCACATCGACGCGGAGTCCTTGTCGATCGACGAGATCATCGCGGCCTACCTCGAGCAGCTGCACTTCACCGAGGAGCAGGGCGCCGGCCCCGTGCTCATGGCCAGCCGTCACCTCGCGCGTGCGGCCGAGTCCGCCGACGACTACCGCCGGGTGTACGGCGCGGTGCTGCGGGCGGCGTCGGCTCCGGTCGTGCTGCACTGGCTGGGGACGGCGTTCGACCCGCAGCTGGCCGGCTACTTCGGGTCGACCGACTGGCGCGCGGCATCCGATGTGCTGCTGCAGATCATCGGCGAGAACGTCGACAAGGTCGCGGGCGTCAAGATGAGCCTGCTGGATGCCGCGTCCGAGGTGTCGGTGCGCGAGCGCCTTCCAGAGGGCGTGCGCATGTTCACCGGTGACGACTTCAACTACGTCGGCCTCATCGGCGGGGCCGACGTGCCCGAGGCCCCCCAGCCGCAGCGCGACCCGGCGAGCCCGCGGCAGCACTCCGACGCCCTGCTCGGCGCCTTCGCCGCGCTCACCCCCGTGGCATCCGCCGCCATCCAGGCGCTCGACGCCGGGGACCCGGCGCGCTACCTCGAGATCCTGGCGCCCACCGAGGAGCTCAGCCGGCAGGTGTTCGCCGCGCCGACCTTCTATTACAAGACCGGCGTCGCCTTCCTGTCGTGGCTCAACGGCCACCAGAGCGCGTTCCAGATGGTCGGCGGCCTTCACTCCGCCCGCAGTCTGCCGCACCTGTCGCGCATCGTCGAGCTCGCCAACGCCGCGCACGCGCTCGAGCAGCCGGAGCTGGCCCAGGAGCGCTGGCACGGCATGCTGCGTATGAACGGGGTGTCGGCATGA
- a CDS encoding alpha-N-arabinofuranosidase, with protein sequence MTSAHGSVDPRFAISDVDRRLFGGFVEHLGRHIYDGIHEPGHPSADADGFRTDVIELVKELGVSTIRYPGGNFVSGYRWEDGIGPVDQRPRRLDLAWHSTETNEVGLHEFSDWLDKVGSDLMLAVNLGTRDTQEALDLLEYANVDAETEWTRQRRANGRDEPFAVKMWCLGNEMDGPWQLGHRNADDYGKLASRTAKGMRMVDPGIELVVCGSSGSGMPTFGSWERTVLEHTFDDVDFISCHSYYQEMGGNAQEFLASGVDMARFIESVISIADAVAATKKSDKRIMISFDEWNVWYLHAEDGGQNDKPREPGWPVAPRLLEDQYHALDAVVFGDLMITLLQHADRVRSASLAQLVNVIAPIMTEPGGIAWRQTTFFPFSITSRLTGDRVVRVPVTAGTFTSERFGEVAAVNAVATVDDEGVSLFVVNRSTTDAADLRLDLAAVAAQFGRQLQVTESHLLHEDDMYAANTLEEPERVGVRPLDGLSLDGDALTASLPPVSWVAVRLA encoded by the coding sequence GTGACGTCAGCCCACGGGTCCGTCGACCCCCGCTTCGCGATCTCCGACGTCGACCGCCGCCTGTTCGGCGGCTTCGTCGAGCATCTCGGTCGGCACATCTACGACGGCATCCATGAACCCGGTCACCCCTCCGCCGACGCCGACGGCTTCCGCACCGACGTGATCGAGCTCGTCAAGGAGCTCGGCGTCTCGACGATCCGCTACCCCGGAGGCAACTTCGTCTCGGGCTACCGGTGGGAGGACGGCATCGGCCCGGTCGACCAGCGCCCTCGCCGCCTCGACCTCGCCTGGCATTCCACCGAGACCAACGAGGTGGGACTTCACGAGTTCTCGGACTGGCTCGACAAGGTCGGCAGCGACCTCATGCTCGCCGTCAACCTCGGCACGCGCGACACCCAGGAGGCCCTCGACCTGCTGGAGTACGCCAACGTCGACGCCGAGACCGAGTGGACGCGCCAGCGTCGCGCGAACGGTCGCGACGAGCCCTTCGCGGTGAAGATGTGGTGCCTGGGCAACGAGATGGACGGCCCGTGGCAGCTGGGGCACCGCAACGCCGACGATTACGGCAAGCTCGCCTCCCGCACCGCCAAGGGCATGCGCATGGTCGACCCCGGCATCGAGCTGGTCGTCTGCGGCTCGTCCGGCAGCGGCATGCCCACGTTCGGGTCGTGGGAGCGCACCGTGCTCGAGCACACCTTCGACGACGTGGACTTCATCTCGTGCCACTCGTACTACCAGGAGATGGGCGGCAACGCGCAGGAGTTCCTCGCCTCGGGTGTCGACATGGCGCGCTTCATCGAGTCGGTGATCTCGATCGCCGACGCGGTGGCGGCGACGAAGAAGAGCGACAAGCGCATCATGATCTCGTTCGACGAGTGGAACGTCTGGTATCTCCACGCCGAGGACGGCGGTCAGAACGACAAGCCCCGCGAGCCCGGATGGCCGGTGGCCCCGCGACTGCTCGAGGATCAGTACCACGCACTGGATGCCGTCGTCTTCGGCGACCTCATGATCACGCTGCTGCAGCACGCCGACCGGGTGCGCTCGGCATCCCTCGCGCAGCTGGTGAACGTGATCGCCCCGATCATGACAGAGCCCGGCGGCATCGCCTGGCGCCAGACCACGTTCTTCCCGTTCTCGATCACGTCGCGCTTGACCGGCGACCGGGTGGTGCGGGTGCCGGTGACGGCGGGCACGTTCACGAGCGAGCGCTTCGGCGAGGTGGCTGCGGTCAACGCGGTGGCCACCGTCGATGACGAGGGTGTGAGCCTGTTCGTGGTGAACCGCTCGACGACCGACGCCGCCGACCTGCGGCTGGACCTCGCCGCCGTCGCCGCGCAGTTCGGCCGTCAGCTGCAGGTGACCGAGTCGCACCTGCTGCACGAGGACGACATGTACGCCGCCAACACCCTCGAAGAGCCCGAGCGGGTCGGCGTGCGGCCTCTCGACGGCCTCTCGCTCGACGGGGATGCGCTCACCGCGAGCCTGCCGCCGGTGTCGTGGGTCGCGGTGCGCCTGGCGTGA